The Dehalococcoidia bacterium sequence GCACGCGCTTGACCGCCAGCTCCATCTCGCGGCCGGGATGCGCGAGCGCGTAGTCGATCGCCCGTTCGCGGCCGAGGTCGTCGAACAGGAGTTCGCGCTCCTTGAACGAGATGCCCGGCTGCTCGTCCCACAGATCCTGCGGCGGTATCGACGTCCCCGTCGAGTAAGGCGCGTGCGCGAGGCGCAGGTTGTAGCCGAGGTTGTTGTTGATCAGCGTCGGCTCGCCCATGACGGCCTGGTTCCGGATCGCCCATGGCACGACGAACAGCGCGATCGCCGCGGCGACGGGCGCCATCGTACGTACGACGGTGCGCCAGTCGTACGAGCGCACGAGCAGCAGTACGACTGGCACCAGCAGCAATAGCCCCTGCGAACGCACGAACGCCGTCGCGATCAGCGCGATGCCGGCGGCGAAGCACCACGCGACGCTCGAGCGGCCGCCAGCGTGCATCGCCAACGCGAGCGTCGTCGCGACGCCGAGCGTGAACAGCGGCTCGCTGAATGCCGACGCCGTCCAGAAGACGAGCGCCGGCAACAGAGCAAAGAGCGTCGCGGCGAGCAGCCCACAGGCGTCGCCGCGCAGCCGCCGGCCGATGAAGAACACCGGCACGACCGTCAGCGCGCCGGCGATTGCATTGAACGCCTTCGCGACGCCGGGTTCGGCGCCGAAGAGCTTGTAGAACGGGGCGAGCGCGACCGAGAAGCCCGGCGCCCAGAACGCCGTGCCCTCGCTTTGCGGGCCGGCGACGAAGCCCCGCTCATCGA is a genomic window containing:
- a CDS encoding glycosyltransferase family 39 protein, with the protein product MPPLSVLAIAAIFVVALVLRGLWLLETDTVIPPLSDPQYYHATATNIAEGRGYSVAVDERGFVAGPQSEGTAFWAPGFSVALAPFYKLFGAEPGVAKAFNAIAGALTVVPVFFIGRRLRGDACGLLAATLFALLPALVFWTASAFSEPLFTLGVATTLALAMHAGGRSSVAWCFAAGIALIATAFVRSQGLLLLVPVVLLLVRSYDWRTVVRTMAPVAAAIALFVVPWAIRNQAVMGEPTLINNNLGYNLRLAHAPYSTGTSIPPQDLWDEQPGISFKERELLFDDLGRERAIDYALAHPGREMELAVKRVLYLLESDAAASIDWSESLGRTPLERGRDAYVLIGDVYWYAMLGLAAASLVFVRRTREWWALWATIAAWVALHTVFAGEPRYHVPIAPVIAVLAAAAAIEVARSSSRRD